The Erythrobacter sp. Alg231-14 genome has a segment encoding these proteins:
- a CDS encoding N-acetylmuramoyl-L-alanine amidase gives METSELVHAVAPSPNCNDRKLPITMLVVHYTEMKPIETALARLTDPDAGVSAHYLISEEGIVTQLVSEAKRAWHAGASYWRGTKDVNSASIGIELDHPGHAGGYRDFTDVQFQALVPLIARIVKQYDIPRANVVGHSDVAPLRKIDPGELFPWDRLAEYGLCLKRPERLEQIDPFHNEGAFILALERFGYDITEGRKAIEAFERRWRPEKIEGKPDAQLGAILWHLLLERDRGTAR, from the coding sequence ATGGAAACCAGCGAGCTGGTCCATGCAGTCGCTCCCTCTCCCAATTGCAATGATCGCAAACTGCCCATCACAATGTTGGTGGTGCATTACACCGAAATGAAACCGATTGAGACCGCATTGGCGCGGTTGACCGATCCCGATGCGGGTGTCTCGGCGCATTATTTGATCAGCGAAGAAGGCATTGTCACCCAGTTGGTATCGGAGGCAAAGCGTGCTTGGCATGCCGGAGCATCCTATTGGCGAGGCACAAAAGACGTTAACTCCGCGAGCATTGGAATTGAATTGGATCACCCCGGTCACGCCGGCGGCTATCGAGATTTCACAGATGTTCAGTTTCAGGCGCTGGTTCCACTAATCGCTCGCATTGTGAAACAATACGATATCCCAAGAGCGAACGTCGTGGGCCATTCCGACGTTGCTCCGCTGCGTAAGATCGATCCGGGCGAGTTATTCCCTTGGGATCGTTTGGCGGAATATGGGTTGTGTTTGAAACGCCCAGAGAGATTGGAACAGATTGATCCGTTTCACAACGAAGGGGCTTTTATCCTCGCGCTGGAACGGTTTGGCTACGACATTACCGAAGGCCGCAAAGCGATAGAGGCGTTTGAACGCCGGTGGCGGCCCGAAAAGATTGAAGGAAAGCCAGACGCGCAATTGGGCGCGATATTATGGCATTTGCTATTGGAACGTGACCGCGGGACGGCACGATAA
- a CDS encoding histidine phosphotransferase family protein, with the protein MTSQTELAALMCSRLCHDMLSPVGALSNGLELLADEQDPEMRARCIELLEQSAKISTDKLKFFRLAFGAAGGFGEAVPVEEAQEVIAALASDAKRVELNWAISESSLPKPAVKVLLNLSQIALDALVRGGTLDIGAERRGGNVEIVARATAERIAFDEAIGNTLQGEVGADDISSRNAAAHMIALLAEEMGGGLQYQITDGALVLGAVLPEPEGMIG; encoded by the coding sequence ATGACATCACAAACTGAACTCGCCGCGCTTATGTGTTCGCGGCTATGCCACGACATGCTTTCACCTGTTGGTGCCTTGTCGAATGGCCTCGAATTGCTTGCCGATGAGCAAGATCCCGAAATGCGCGCGCGTTGCATCGAATTGCTCGAACAAAGCGCCAAAATTAGCACCGACAAGCTCAAATTCTTTCGCCTCGCCTTTGGCGCGGCCGGTGGGTTTGGCGAAGCCGTGCCGGTTGAAGAAGCGCAGGAGGTGATCGCTGCGTTGGCCAGCGATGCGAAGCGGGTCGAACTCAATTGGGCCATTTCGGAGAGCTCTTTGCCCAAACCGGCTGTGAAGGTGCTGTTGAACTTGTCCCAGATCGCTTTGGACGCTTTGGTGCGTGGCGGTACTCTGGACATCGGGGCAGAACGGCGCGGCGGCAATGTTGAGATTGTCGCACGGGCAACGGCAGAACGGATCGCCTTCGACGAAGCGATCGGCAACACTTTGCAAGGCGAAGTCGGCGCGGACGACATTTCCAGCCGGAATGCAGCGGCGCATATGATTGCGCTTTTGGCCGAGGAAATGGGCGGCGGTCTGCAATACCAGATTACCGACGGTGCTTTGGTATTGGGGGCGGTCTTGCCCGAACCCGAAGGCATGATCGGGTGA
- a CDS encoding M67 family metallopeptidase, whose amino-acid sequence MTSQTLNAMIAAAHEAHPNEACGILLGRFTGHAKSDSVTIAAFIPAKNVHQSPQTHFEIDPQTLIDAHRNARHGGAQVIGCFHSHPKGVAKPSQTDLDLAANDGAIWAIFGAVEGADGDPKAIRFFRAPVEPVDGFGERSFAELFIVPNES is encoded by the coding sequence GTGACAAGCCAAACGCTAAACGCGATGATTGCCGCCGCGCATGAGGCGCATCCAAACGAGGCCTGTGGAATCTTACTTGGGCGGTTCACCGGCCACGCAAAGAGCGACAGTGTGACCATTGCAGCCTTCATCCCGGCCAAAAATGTTCATCAGAGCCCGCAAACTCACTTTGAAATCGATCCCCAGACGCTCATTGATGCGCATCGCAATGCCCGCCATGGGGGCGCGCAAGTGATTGGGTGTTTTCATTCACACCCAAAAGGCGTGGCCAAGCCATCCCAAACCGACCTCGACTTGGCCGCCAATGACGGAGCAATTTGGGCGATCTTCGGCGCAGTTGAAGGAGCAGACGGCGACCCAAAAGCGATCCGTTTCTTTCGTGCACCGGTTGAGCCGGTGGATGGTTTTGGGGAACGGAGTTTTGCGGAGCTTTTCATCGTCCCGAACGAAAGCTAG
- a CDS encoding RluA family pseudouridine synthase: MSDAEIIIGVIVAPARLDKALADATDLSRARVQSLIADGMVELNSAPVMSPSAKVKAGAEFRIIVPAPVSATAMPQDIPLSITFEDEHLIVVNKPAGMVVHPAAGNPDGTLVNALLYHCATQSGGQLSGIGGVARPGIVHRIDKDTSGLLVVAKSDAAHEGLAAQFAEHSVHRRYLAVCGGYPTPAEGTIDERLGRSDRDRKKMAVLEKNSSRGKHAVTHYKALQRLETSALIECRLETGRTHQVRVHCASIGHALLGDQLYGKTPKALKPILSELSFARQALHAAELGFLHPILGENLRFRADLPDDMQELIDELARFNR; this comes from the coding sequence ATGTCCGATGCGGAAATCATCATTGGTGTCATCGTCGCCCCGGCTCGGCTTGATAAAGCGCTTGCCGATGCGACGGATCTGTCGCGTGCGCGGGTCCAATCGCTGATCGCCGACGGAATGGTTGAATTGAACAGTGCGCCAGTGATGTCGCCTTCGGCTAAGGTCAAAGCCGGAGCCGAATTCCGCATCATAGTGCCCGCGCCCGTTTCTGCCACCGCGATGCCACAAGACATCCCCCTTTCGATAACCTTTGAGGACGAACACCTTATTGTGGTGAACAAGCCCGCTGGGATGGTTGTACATCCGGCGGCGGGCAATCCCGATGGAACATTGGTCAACGCCTTGCTTTACCATTGCGCAACTCAATCTGGCGGGCAGTTATCCGGTATTGGAGGGGTCGCAAGGCCCGGCATTGTTCACCGGATCGACAAAGACACATCGGGCCTGTTGGTGGTCGCCAAATCCGATGCAGCGCACGAAGGGCTGGCTGCGCAATTCGCGGAACACAGCGTGCATCGGCGGTATTTGGCCGTTTGCGGCGGATATCCGACCCCCGCTGAGGGCACGATCGACGAAAGACTGGGCCGCAGCGATCGCGACCGCAAGAAAATGGCTGTGCTTGAAAAGAATTCCTCACGCGGAAAACATGCCGTTACCCATTACAAAGCTCTTCAACGGTTGGAAACGAGCGCACTCATTGAATGTCGCCTCGAAACTGGTCGGACGCATCAGGTGCGTGTTCACTGCGCATCAATCGGCCATGCGCTACTAGGAGATCAATTGTATGGCAAAACACCCAAGGCGTTGAAGCCGATCCTGTCTGAATTGAGTTTCGCGCGTCAGGCACTTCATGCGGCGGAACTGGGGTTTTTACACCCGATTCTCGGAGAAAACCTTAGGTTTCGCGCGGATTTACCCGACGATATGCAGGAACTAATCGACGAACTGGCGCGTTTTAATCGATGA
- the rpoH gene encoding RNA polymerase sigma factor RpoH: MSEIKKYPVLTAEQEYMLAKAYAEHEDPQAASQLVSSHLRLVAKIAMGYRGYGLPVSDLISEGNVGLMQGVKKFEPDRGFRLATYAMWWIKASIQEYILRSWSLVKMGTTAAQKKLFFNLRRMKKQLEAYEDSDLHPDDVTKIATDLGVPEQEVVNMNRRMMMGGDGSLNTPMRNGEEGAGEWQDWLTDDRPLQDETVADAEEADVRHGMLVEAMDSLNEREQHILTERRLTEKPQTLEELSQVYDVSRERIRQIEVRAFEKLQKAMQRIAGEKLLPGMA; this comes from the coding sequence TTGTCGGAGATCAAAAAGTACCCCGTGCTGACCGCAGAGCAGGAATATATGCTCGCGAAAGCATACGCCGAACATGAGGACCCACAGGCAGCATCTCAGCTTGTGTCGAGCCACCTTCGTCTCGTTGCGAAAATCGCGATGGGGTATCGCGGCTATGGCCTGCCCGTATCCGACCTCATTTCCGAAGGGAATGTCGGGTTGATGCAGGGCGTCAAGAAATTTGAACCCGATCGCGGCTTCCGCCTCGCAACCTATGCGATGTGGTGGATCAAAGCGTCGATCCAAGAATACATCTTGCGTTCGTGGAGCCTTGTAAAAATGGGCACCACCGCGGCTCAGAAAAAGTTGTTCTTCAACCTTCGCCGGATGAAGAAGCAGCTTGAGGCGTATGAAGATTCCGATCTTCACCCCGATGACGTGACGAAAATCGCGACCGATTTAGGCGTTCCAGAACAAGAAGTCGTCAACATGAACCGCCGCATGATGATGGGGGGCGATGGATCGCTCAACACACCGATGCGCAACGGCGAAGAAGGCGCAGGCGAATGGCAAGATTGGTTGACCGATGATCGTCCTTTGCAGGATGAAACGGTTGCCGACGCAGAAGAAGCCGATGTGCGGCACGGTATGTTGGTTGAGGCAATGGACTCGCTCAATGAGCGGGAACAGCACATTTTGACCGAACGCCGATTGACGGAAAAACCGCAGACACTCGAAGAACTGTCGCAAGTTTACGACGTGTCACGCGAACGCATCCGTCAAATCGAAGTGCGCGCCTTTGAGAAACTTCAAAAGGCAATGCAGCGTATCGCAGGTGAGAAGCTTTTGCCTGGAATGGCGTAA
- a CDS encoding helix-turn-helix domain-containing protein: MSDFDNAQVAFRLKEEIARRRLSRAGLAETARLSISTLEKAMSGRRPFTLATIVRLEEALGSSLRGEAEVEPAGPALAPPEMGSYVRQAVEWIEGEYLTLRASFGEENAVYAYRTQIRWSSAKGHLVFAESDRVDATFEQAGFVSMPHLSGHTYLMTSEAGQYRMIMLGRATRERRMFGLLSTLQVGQGSQLVPVSCPVAFVPMAQMDNPDFGLVRDGDARCTEYRGLLDTALDGDFCRLRR; encoded by the coding sequence ATGAGTGACTTTGACAATGCGCAGGTGGCGTTTCGCCTAAAGGAAGAAATTGCGCGTCGGCGCCTTTCGCGCGCCGGTTTGGCAGAAACGGCGCGTTTGAGCATTTCGACGTTAGAAAAAGCGATGTCGGGCCGGCGGCCATTCACATTGGCCACTATTGTCCGGTTGGAAGAGGCGTTGGGTTCATCGCTTCGGGGCGAAGCGGAGGTGGAACCGGCTGGGCCGGCGCTAGCCCCGCCTGAAATGGGATCATATGTCCGGCAAGCGGTTGAATGGATCGAAGGGGAATACCTCACCCTGCGCGCCAGCTTCGGTGAGGAGAACGCCGTCTATGCCTATCGCACTCAAATCCGCTGGAGCAGCGCGAAGGGGCATCTGGTCTTCGCCGAAAGCGATCGGGTGGACGCAACCTTTGAACAGGCTGGGTTTGTCTCCATGCCGCATTTATCGGGCCACACTTATTTGATGACAAGCGAGGCAGGTCAGTACCGTATGATCATGTTGGGACGCGCCACGCGGGAAAGGCGGATGTTCGGCCTGTTATCGACATTGCAAGTTGGGCAGGGGTCGCAATTGGTGCCGGTGTCGTGCCCTGTCGCATTTGTTCCGATGGCGCAGATGGACAACCCGGATTTCGGATTGGTGCGCGATGGCGATGCGCGTTGCACCGAATATCGCGGGCTATTGGACACCGCGCTTGATGGCGATTTTTGCCGGCTAAGGCGGTGA